TGCCGCccctctcccaccccctccAGGTTGGCCGAGCTCCTTCCCTTCGTGGGCATCAACCGCCACTGGGGAATCATCAGTAAGTGCCTGACATACAGCAAGGCCGCGTCCGACCCCTTCGCCTACTCCCTCCTACGTCAGCAGTACAAGAAGGTCCTGGTTACTGTCGTCAACCGGCTGCTCCGTCGTGACCTGTACCCCTCATCTGGCCACAACAGCTCCTTAGACACCGAGAACGACTACTGTCTCCAGAGGATCAGTTAATGGCAAATGCGCGGACATGACAGATACACTACGGCCAAAAATAAAGGTTGCCTCTCTGGAAgagggtgggaggaggaaggaaggaaaaagaatGAGCTGGGTatagaaaggggagagagagagagagagagagagcgaggagagagatggagaggacaggatATTGttaggaggaaaaagagagcagaTAGGGGGGACAGAttgtgggggtggagggagggggggggaggggaagcGAGAGCAGGAAAGACGGTGGGTGGAGACGAATGAAAAGACAGTAAtgagggagagaatgaatgaggaaagagaggaagaagaagaggggcgAGACAGATAGGGAGTGATGGGGACAATGATGAGACGCTGGCTTCAGACAGTATTGGTAAACAAGGGATCCATGATTCATCGGtgacgctacacacacacacacacacacacacacacacacacacacagcctagaTCAAATGAATCAGTTTCATTGAATAAGTCATGGGCTCAGATGAATCGTAAACTGAAGGACCACACCGCTGGAGACCGTactgtacccccccccccctcccctcccctccccacttCAGCAGGAAATAAGAGACATGTATAAAGTGGTCTTTTGTACTGTACCAACCACTTTGTAACGATATCGACAAATCCACATGTAGTGACCTTTCAGGGACGGAGTGGGAGGCTCGCGGTCGATAGGCGGAGAGGCGAAGATGTGAAAGTGTATTGGTCGAGCCGGCTGTCAGTCGCTGGATGATGCCGCTGCACTTCAAATCACATCTGGATAACGTACTTTCAGTGAATGGGAGTACAGGTGTGGAAACTCAAGTGCTGCACGTGATCGCCATGTCCCTGTATTGACCGTGTTAGACTACTTTGCAGTTGTTCACAATGTCATGTCAATCACTGAATATTGATGCACTTTGTATAATTCTCTCAGAGCTACTTTAGTTACAGGAGCCAAAGGCAAATGACATTTATACCATGTTATTAAAGCGTGAGTTGTTACTGAATGTGCTAGAGATAGCCCACTTTTGACTGAAATGCATTTGTACAACTGTACTTTATTTTGCCAGTTGACTGAAGAAAACGTTTGTATGGATATTTACATGATGTTCTATATTTTGCACTGTACAGGAACAACTGATTTGATTATTTAGATAATTTTCTTCAAATGGGAGCAATGTGATGTAGCATAAGAATgttttcaaagtgctttaaacACACCgttttgtgtttgtgccagATTTAAATATGTGACTTTTTTGGCTGTTCAATACTATAATAATCGAGATAGTTGCTTTATTAAAAAAACCTGTTTCTTTAGATGTACTTTACGCACATGTATTTTTCTTCCTGTAAGCCACTTGCTGTTCTTTGGCAGTGTGATTAGCTATTAGTGGAATATGTGCAATAAAAGCTGTCAATtataaaaatcattaaaaaatatTCATGTTTTCAGCTTCACCTTAATGCCACTGAATCGAGATAACATCATTAGATAAtatcatatttcatttcatgatTAAATTTGTAAGTTTACAGACTAAATTCATCCAACAAAAAGAGGACATGCTAAAAGTCTTGGACACTAAAATAGTAGCAGGTCTCCCACTCAAATGATGCAAAACATATTTAAGGTACTGAGAGGACATTTTGTATGGGAAAGATGACTTGTAAAGAAATATAAGGCCAATTTCAATATCTGAAAGAAAGTTAAAGAGAAAGTTGAAGAAGATGAATTAGATCATTTTGGAAGGAGAGTATACCTGAACAGAAACATAGCCCATTACACATTTGAGCTCCTTTCACCACCAGCTACACCCGTTACTGCATCACATTGTTTTCCTTCTATCTGCCTAGTGTGCCTAATTACACTGCAGATCATGTGCAGCATGAAAACTGACAGCAGTTGTCACATGAACAATTTCTGTTTCAGAAACATTATTGCCGAGCGCAATTAAAGAGACGGGTCAAAGATCATTTCAGCCAGTTAGTGGTTCTGATTTATTCTGACCCAGAAATGACTCCATCTTGCATTCTTAATATGATGCATGGAAGCAGAATAGCAATTATCTGCAGCATAAAGGAATTTCTCTTGacttttgttccttttttgGCTAACCCCTACCCCAACACCTCTGAATTCAAGCAGTTCATGCTAAAATAATAAAGGAGAAATTGGTGATTAAAATTGCTCAAAcggaaaatgtatttctaacACTTATTTTACAGGAGCCGTTAGGACAATAGCTTCCTCTTGAAGTGAGAGTCGACCCAGTTTTGAAACCATAAGTAGGCCACCTTGTGCTGTTGTGCAGTTTACAGACTCCTAACTGGAGAGCTCACTGTAAACTGAGTGAGTTACAAACTGATAAGTACAACTGGATATACTGTGGTGGGATGATAATACCATTTATATATTAACACCCCTGTCATATATTTGCTGTGTTGAGTCCCTACAAACCTCCAGTGCACCACGACGCCTGCAGTGGCTCCTGACTCCTCCGACACGCAGATTAAGTTAAAGACTTCTGGTTCAGCCTGAGGAGGATTTAAAGATACATTAGTTTGCCTTGCAGGGACTAGACCCAGCCTGCAGATACTACACCATCATACTGTAGGTATCCACCTCCAACCCTTCAAGCACTTCAATTCACTGTGAGAAGGGCAATGGGAAAGTGGTTTCTCATACAAGAGTATTAAGATGTTGCAAGGAGGTGAATGTCCTCTCAAAATTGTAAGTTTGATGAAAAATCTAATTCTGGAAACAATAACTGATTATCCGTGTCAGACAAATATGAccagaataataaaaaaggagGTCAAAAAGTAACAAATTTTacaaagaacagagaaaaaatgAACAGTAAGGTAATTTTCCAAGCATTACAAACATTTAATGAATGGCACTACAATAAGTGTGACACTTAGAGCTAAACTGTGATCTTCTCCCATGAAGAGTAAATGAAAAAGCTGCCTGTTTGCTACACTtgcttcttctgtctgtctttttaccATCTTCTTTAGGAGTTTAGGAGTTTTAGGAGCAAAATACCATCTTTGTGGATTATCCTGTATTATGATCATTGCTCCTATTTCAAGGCATTTGTCACTTTATCAACTCTGTGTTCTAATTTATTGCTTCAAATGGACCCATTGGCCTGAATTTCCTCACCTGTAGATTAGAGCTGGTCGATAAAAATCTCTCATTTCGTTAGAGATTCATATCTCTAACAAAATGAGATCAGAAACAAActagggaatattatttgaaaataagAGTTTTATTGTATATTACTGTGCAGTTCAATCTCATGAACATAAATTTAACACATGATTTTGCAAATGTAAGCAGATCGAAACAATTTCTTATGATTATCGTAATATTAATTTTGTCCGTATTGCCCTGCCCTACTGTAGATTGAACATTTTTAACCATACATTGGCCTCTTTCTTCTAGAGTAAATGGATGTACACACTAATTTCTACATTGATTCAGCCGTGTTCACAGATAAATGCCCCTTCTGTTCTCCATCAGGCCGATGATCATATAGTCACTCTCTAACAGGATCCTTTTAGGTTATTAATTATTACACCCACAGTCTACAATTGTCCTTCTCTACCATGCAGGAAGATCTGTATGTGAGTTCACAGTCAGTCTCTGTAAGTATTTGTCCATGGATGTCTCCCATAGGGGGGGTCATCTCTCCTAGGACATGAAGCGTCATGCCCATCCAATTTCTGGGCCGCACAACAGTCTATCAGCATAATAAATGGCCACATTAAAGATCTAATTCATATTCCTGAGTTTGCCGAAGGATAGTATTTCTACCTGATGAGAGACTTCAGCTCCTGCTCCCACCACCCTCCAATCACTCCACTCATTAGAGCAGAAACCCAGCCAGAGGGCCGAGCTCGCTCTCAAGACACCCCACCCAGTCTTGAACCCACGCGTCCTGCCGGCCTGCATGGTACAGAATCAAGCTACCCATTATGTTAATTCAGATATACTCAGCCTACAGGAGAGAAGATTGTATTTAGTAACATGAGTTAAACTCAGTTGTAGGcaagacaaaaacaataggCTACATGTATTTGCTGTGACTAGCTCCTaggttttttattatttacttatttatttctgAACAAGCTACCATTACACCAGACTACAAACTGAGTAACGACATGATGCTGCTTATTGGATGGTCAGTAGGCCTACAGTTAAACTAGTGGGCCCCCtagcggccatgttggaagacCACCACGTAGTTCCAGCGTAACTGCCTAGTCCGACTTCTGTCAACATTGCAAACACCATGGTCAACTTTTGTTGTGTGCTTGCTGTTCTAATAAAGCAGGAAAATCAATTTTAAAGACTTACAAAAATTATCAGAAAGAACAAGAGGGTAGCCTCAATTAGCTAATGGCAAAGAAGACGTCAAAGCACACAGCAGGTTCTGCTTAGATCAGTTCATATCTGGTGAGTATTTTGAAGCAGGTGTAGCTTTCCAAATATAAGCTTGTTAACCACGGAACACAAATCTTACTCAACTTTAGAGAAATAAATGTCTGAAAGATTGCTAGCATGCAATAATATCATCTACTGCTTCCGTTGCCTAGCAACACAAAAGAAGCATCAAAGATTACACACCTGTTGATTCACCAAGCGGTACCTAGcccagctaactagctagcaagatTTGTAACGAGGAATGTGCTAGCATGACAGTAACGTTACTTTCCTAAACTTTGGCTACAGCTGCTATTTTTCTTAACACTAATCTGATAACACTTTATTATCTCAAAAAGTCATAAAATCGCTTAAACTGACTCATACAAAGtttttcatgtgttcatgttgGTTCACCAGCGGGCCTCAATATGACGACGCGCTGGTCTTCCACCAGACTAAATCATGGATGTATGCTTTCTATATAAAATGCTCCTGCAGGTGTAACGTTAGCTGTTGGTCAAACAAGGTCCGGGGCAGAGTGCATACTGGACCGAAGTAAAGGAAGGTGGCATTTTGATTTCctttccatatttttttttaagaattacaATGCATGCCAACAAAACCTTAATGACAAAAAAGTTCAAAACCctaaaggtgagagagagagatgtgtatgcttgtgtacTGCCAACTTGATATTAATATTTTAACGTAAATTATCGCCGTTTTCACTAAAATCTGCATGCACCTTCTCCTGCTGTCAGATGCTTCCCTAATACTCCATGGATGCTTCACCTCGGAGCCATTTCCTCTGTAATTTGATAGTTGACCGTAATGCGTGTAATAAAGTCGCTTTCGGGGAAGTTCTGGGGAGTTTCTGCAGGCTTGGGAAATTCAACGCAGCCAGAGGGTGTGTGAGGTGCCGCATCAAAATGGGATATAAATCGCGGAAAAGGAGCAATATTTTGCTGTTCCTGCTGCAGTTGCTGACTCTTGGTTGGTGCGCTCCTCCGCGATGTGACCCAGGACACGAATTCCTAGGTAAAGTTTCTCAGCTTCATATGAATACTTAAACGTGCATGAGGACCTGCTGCAGAAATTAGACAAGACATCTTTTGATTTGCAGGCTGAGGGCTACATAACTTTTCCGGATACAACAGCCTACTTTCATACACTAAGGTTTATTGAAGAAAGTTTATTGAAGGTGTGTAATCCATCTTGTAGAAATGTAAAGGTACAAACTTGATGTTAATATAACTAGGATGCAGTAGCCTATAGCATGCCTTTTAGATGAAAGCATGCTTTTCAGCCTTCATGGTAAGGAGTTATAATCCCgtgaaaaatcccaaacatcTTGGGAATTAATGAGACTTTATTAACAGACAGGCATTAATGAGACTTTACTGACAGACAGGCATTTCGGGGAGCTGTTGGAGCTAGAGGTTTATCAGCACACTTTCTTGTAGGCCACAGTAAAACATTTACAGAAGCCATTGTGCCATCTAGTGTCTGCCACATGACAGTTACTAACATACTGATGTGTCCTGCAGGACGATGCAAGCCAACAGTTGAAGATAAACGTGAGTATTCCTCAGTTTGGAGGAAGAATGGTGTTATATACATGAACTGTTTGGCATCATGATGTAGCTGATTACTTCTATTAACTGTTTTGACTTGAGAAATTATTATCTTTGAATGTAGGTCTTCTCACCTGTGACAGTTTCAGCCCATAACTAATGATGTTTTGATGACAGTTGTAAATCACTGACTATAAAATCTGACTTTTACCACCGATGCATTGGCCCTTGCTGCTATGACGTCAGAAGAAGACCGGGCTGTAAAATCGCCTCACCCTACCCGAGAAGTCAACTGCGTTACATGCTTCAGTCTGTTCATGCCTGTGGATTTGATTTGAGGCAGTGTTTTTCACAACAAAAAGGATGAGATCATAAGTCACACTGGGTGAAGTCTTAATGGAATCTGGCCCAACGGCCATAAACCCATCAGGTGTATTTTTAGATGATCAATGGCagtatgaaatattaaaattcTAATTTCCAGAGATAATAGAAATATTTGGGACTCGATGATTGAAGACAGTACAGCGAGGCTCATGATTAAATGCTCGAGAGATGGTGAAACATACTTTGATCCCTGAAAATGTGATTGATAAAGTTTAGATTGATATTGGTTGTTATTTAAAAGTACTGTAAAGAACTGTTTCTTTAATGTTCACTGCACTTCATCATGCATTTGCTGAACAACCTGTGCAATCAGGTTAATTTCCAAAAGGTCTTCTTGTTGCTTGGTAGTATCTCTGTTAAACCTTGTTACTTAGCTCACCACATATCTCTCTGAACTGCCTTTTTTTACTCCCAGCCAAATGCACAGACATGTTGCTGTCCTACTGCGATGACATGGCTTACACCCAGACCATGTTCCCCAACATCGTCGGCCACAGGACCCGCGAAGAGGCCGAGCTGGGCACCGAGTACCTCCTGCTGAGCGTGGTGGAGTCTCTGCTCGGCGGAGAGTGCACCCCGGACATCCGCATGCTGGGCTGCTCGGTGCTGGCCCCGCGCTGCGAGAAGGACCGGGTGCTGAAGCCCTGCCGCAGCACCTGCGAGGCGGTGCGTAAGAGCTGCGCCCACGCTTTTGATGGAATAGACATGGCCTGGCCCTACTTCCTGGACTGCGATCGTTTCTTCGTCAGTGACCAAGAGGGCTGTTACGACCCCCTGGAGGGCCTCAGAGGTAAGGACTGCAGGTGCTATGTCACTGGTATGGTGACCCTGTCCTTAAAGcccccatgaaattaactcccatcactctttaatggtgacctcgtgctgcaccagtaggcgtaaaaATAAATTACGACCAATAAAATCATCACATATGTTTGAACAATCTCTCCCCTcgacccctcccatcaaataaaactgcctttctctcccagactgatattccattggtttagacttttgaatgatccatcactgtgttatgtcccgccccaacatcctgtttcagaaggaaatacatcaaatcagagaagtaaagatgccatttcatagGACCTTTAATGTTGACTGTGACTGATATGACATGTCCGAAGTAATATACTACTATAAAACACTTTAATAATATTTTGAGATATTAGCTTGCAAAGACAAGTCAAGTCATGTTTacttatatagccctttatcacaagcatgtctcaaagggcttaacataccatcatatacatgtcatataccatactacatcatatacatactacatacacatcatatactacatcatatacatactacatacacatcatatactacatcatatacatactacatacacatcatatactacatcatataccgTACTACACACAAATGCCTActggcaatttagagtcttcggttcacctgacctgcatgagTTTGGACATTATGGGGTGTTGTGAATAAAATTATCACTCAGTGTCAGCAGTCTTTACTTTCAAGAGAGCCTTCTGTTTCTTAGCAGATTTTCAGCAGTCATCTGGTTTGCACACATGCTCATGTGGTGCGCCTCAAAATGCACTTAAATTATTATTGGTCAATGGGAATGCCTCCTTTCTCACATAaaccctcattttctcttgtccTGTGGTTATTTTCACGTGTTTTCATTTCTCCAGTacctttttaaacattttcttaGGTTTGCCCATAAAGTGTACTTTGTTTGACAATGTATTCGGCGGAACCTCTAAAAGCTATATAAACTCTTGAAAAGTGAACATTAGGTTTCCAAAACAGACCAAAAAATGCTATTCTGCCCCCCCTCATAACTTTGACGGCATCATGTGTGAGCCATGTGAGAGCTGAAACATGGCAGTAAGCTCTCCGCAGAAGGAACTGATTTGAACATTTAGCCTCGTCATTTAAGCGTGGAAAAAAGGTTGTATGATCATAAAAGTCTTTAAGATACTAAAAGTCAGTCAGTGAAAAGAAGTACATTGACTTAATCTGCACCACTGTAACAGTGCAACACTCTTTTAGTGTTGTGTGAAACAGTTTTTCCCCAAGCAGAATTTGGTTCAGATGTCTGGCAACACCTTGGGCCTGGATAATTATTCCCATACTCATATTAATTTCAAACTGATGTCCTTGTTGCTGTTTTGACTTTATTTGACTTCAGCCACTTCATTTCTTATCTGGTGACTACAAATTTCAAGTTGACAAATTAGATATTAGAATCCAAGAAACTAGAAGCATTTATATACCCAGGGGTGCCAtagagtatgtatgtatgataaAGGGAAGTGAGTGAAAAGTGGGTCTAACCACAATATGGTCATTTTTTCCACCTTACCACATGTAAATGTGGTTCAGAAGAAGCTAAGGAGTATGGCAGCCACACTTAATTCCCAGGGTTTATGATAGACAGATACAATCTTATAGGTCTTTTAAATGTGGCAGTACCAAGGTTTAATATGTGGTCCATATGGTTTTGGAGCTATTAAATATTTTTACAGGTGTAAAAAACGGGTGTGAATGTAAAAATGGGGGCATCAGCAGGTTAAATAGTCTAATGTATTAGCTGAAGTAAGTGTCCCACATACTTTCCACACATTTTCTTATCGGTTTCTGCTGTACATACCAGACTCTCACATCAGCCTATTTATAGCCTGGCCAGCCTACAAGAACGGAGACAGCATTCTCATTTTATTGATGCACGACCTTAAAATGTGGactgctgtctgtcagtgttGGAGCCTAAAGAATGCTGTGCAAAAGGGATAAATTATGCCATATAATTCTTTACAGCAGAGCAAGAGATGGAAGCCATTGAAAGCACTGCTAGCGTTCCTGTTGAGGAGCCCTCCACCATGATCCAGTTCACCTATCACTCCAACGCTCAGATGATCAATATCATGAAGAAGACGGAGGCTCGATGCTCCGACATTGCCACTACCTACAGCATCGGCCGCAGTATGGAGGGCAAGGATCTGCTCGTGATCGAGTTCTCCAACAATCCCGGTGAACATGAGCTGCGTAAGTAATACTTTTTAAACTGTGAATTCAGCAGCTTTTTGGTTATTAAGGAAACGAAGGGACTTTATAATAAGAATCAGTTGAATGTGTCCCTCTGTAGTTGAACCAGAGGTAAAGTACATTGGCAACATGCATGGAAATGAAGTCATGGGCCGCCAGCTGCTGATCTACTTGGTCCAGTACCTGTGTTCGGAGTATCTTCTGGGGAACGAGCGCATCCAGACTCTCATCAACACCACCCGCATCCACATTCTGCCCTCCATGAACCCCGACGGCTACGAGATGGCTGCTTCCGGGGTCCAGGACAGTAACTACGCCGATGACGAGGAGGTCAGTTTTCCACAGTcgtacacataaaaaaaaaaaaagaataaggcGACATTTGCTGTACCGTTTCAGCTATCTCTGTCTATTTCTAATACACTGCCAAATTGGAAAACCAACCAAACTTGAAGAATTTTCCCAGTACCTTAATAATCCAAAACATCCGTATGAAATGTTCAAGTTAAAGAGAATGTTGAAACAGATATCCGCACTTGTTTACATTAAATACCTTGAAATACAAGTTGAAATACAAGTGCCAAGGTTTTTCAGAATATGAAATGTTACAAAATGTGATGCACTGTAATTTGCTGTTATGATGCAGCAACAAGAAAATTCCAGCACTTGGTGGTTTTGATATCTGAAATCCAACTGTTTTGATGATATTGTTTCATTAATATTGTCCTAAATCTTTTGCTAATTTCATAAACATATATATGTAATTATCAAACCTAATCTAACCTATCAAACCTGTGAATTCCACAGAGCCCCAGATATGACACCTGGAACATTGGCCGAACCAACGCCCAGAACATTGACCTGAACAGAAACTTTCCCGATTTGACATCCATTGCTTACAGCCGACGCAGACACAAGGGCCACCGCACCGACCACATCCCAATCCCAGACTATTACTGGTTTGGTAAGGTACAGTATGAATCCTTCTCCATATATGTCCTCTGTCAGTAAT
This region of Centroberyx gerrardi isolate f3 chromosome 23, fCenGer3.hap1.cur.20231027, whole genome shotgun sequence genomic DNA includes:
- the LOC139911471 gene encoding carboxypeptidase Z-like isoform X2, producing MGYKSRKRSNILLFLLQLLTLGWCAPPRCDPGHEFLGRCKPTVEDKPKCTDMLLSYCDDMAYTQTMFPNIVGHRTREEAELGTEYLLLSVVESLLGGECTPDIRMLGCSVLAPRCEKDRVLKPCRSTCEAVRKSCAHAFDGIDMAWPYFLDCDRFFVSDQEGCYDPLEGLREQEMEAIESTASVPVEEPSTMIQFTYHSNAQMINIMKKTEARCSDIATTYSIGRSMEGKDLLVIEFSNNPGEHELLEPEVKYIGNMHGNEVMGRQLLIYLVQYLCSEYLLGNERIQTLINTTRIHILPSMNPDGYEMAASGVQDSNYADDEESPRYDTWNIGRTNAQNIDLNRNFPDLTSIAYSRRRHKGHRTDHIPIPDYYWFGKVAPETYAVMKWIRSIPFVLSANFHGGDLVVSYPYDLSKHPLERNMFSSTPDDQVFKLLARTYANAHETMSNDSEWCGSSRDSQGGIVNGAQWYSFAGGMQDFNYLHTNCFEVTVELGCDKFPAEEELYTGWHENKEALLTFMEAAHRGIKGLVKDEDGNGIKGATVSVRGIRHDITTAANGDYWRLLTPGIHILTASAPGYTRAMKKVYLPAHMNKAGRVDFVLQKAVLEPDMEDDYTIPSMGTYERFDPYNQFERYSTAEVVQNREERTEKPWWWNYFVSSGGAAPTWLLRHY
- the LOC139911471 gene encoding carboxypeptidase Z-like isoform X1 → MGYKSRKRSNILLFLLQLLTLGWCAPPRCDPGHEFLGRCKPTVEDKPKCTDMLLSYCDDMAYTQTMFPNIVGHRTREEAELGTEYLLLSVVESLLGGECTPDIRMLGCSVLAPRCEKDRVLKPCRSTCEAVRKSCAHAFDGIDMAWPYFLDCDRFFVSDQEGCYDPLEGLRAEQEMEAIESTASVPVEEPSTMIQFTYHSNAQMINIMKKTEARCSDIATTYSIGRSMEGKDLLVIEFSNNPGEHELLEPEVKYIGNMHGNEVMGRQLLIYLVQYLCSEYLLGNERIQTLINTTRIHILPSMNPDGYEMAASGVQDSNYADDEESPRYDTWNIGRTNAQNIDLNRNFPDLTSIAYSRRRHKGHRTDHIPIPDYYWFGKVAPETYAVMKWIRSIPFVLSANFHGGDLVVSYPYDLSKHPLERNMFSSTPDDQVFKLLARTYANAHETMSNDSEWCGSSRDSQGGIVNGAQWYSFAGGMQDFNYLHTNCFEVTVELGCDKFPAEEELYTGWHENKEALLTFMEAAHRGIKGLVKDEDGNGIKGATVSVRGIRHDITTAANGDYWRLLTPGIHILTASAPGYTRAMKKVYLPAHMNKAGRVDFVLQKAVLEPDMEDDYTIPSMGTYERFDPYNQFERYSTAEVVQNREERTEKPWWWNYFVSSGGAAPTWLLRHY